Proteins encoded together in one Pseudorca crassidens isolate mPseCra1 chromosome 17, mPseCra1.hap1, whole genome shotgun sequence window:
- the LOC137210249 gene encoding UDP-N-acetylglucosamine--peptide N-acetylglucosaminyltransferase 110 kDa subunit-like, with product MAHRPSRSAAYGTFPDRGTNPCPLHRQADSQPPCHQKLQMASSVGNVADSTEPTKRMLSFQGLAELVHREYQAGDFEAAERHCMQLWRQEPDNTGVLLLLSSLHFQCRRLDRSAHFSTLAIKQNPLLAEAYSNLGNVYKERGQLQEAIEHYRQALHLKPDFIDGYINLAAALVAAGDMEGAVQAYVSALQCNPDLYCVRSDLGNLLKALGRLEGAKACYLKAMETQPNFAVAWSNLGCVFSAQGEIWLAIHHFEKAVTLDPNFLDAYINLGNVLKEARIFDRAVAAYLCALSLSPNHAVVHANLACVYYEQGLMDLAVDTYRRAIELQPHFPDAYCNLANALEEKGSVAEAEECYNTALRLCPTHADSLNNLANIKGDQGNFEEAVHLYCKALEVFPEFAVAHSNLASVLQQQGKLQEALMHYKEAVRISPTFADAYCNMGDTLKEMQDVQGALQCYTRAIQINPALADAHSNLASIHKYSGNIPEAIASYRTALKLEPDFPDAYCDLAHCLQIVCDWTDYDERMKKLVSIVADQLEKNRLPSVQPHHSMLYPLSHGFRKAIAESHGNLCLDEISVLHKPPYEHPKDLKLSDGRLRVGYVSSDFGNHPTSHLMQSIPGMHNPDKFEVFCYALSPDDGTNFRAKVMAEAHHFIDLSQIPCNGKAADRIHQDGIHILVNMNGYTRGARNELFALRPAPIQAMWLGYPGTSGMLFMDYIITDQETSPAEVAEQYSEKLAYMPHTLFIGDHANMFPHLKKKAVIDFKSNGHIYDNRVVLNGIDLKAFLDSLPDVQIVKMKCPDGGDNADSSNTALNMPVIPMNTIAEAVIEMINRGQIQITINGFSLSNGLATTQINIKAATGEEVPRTIIVTTRSQYGLPEDAIVYCNFNQLYKIDPSTLQMWANILKRVPNSVLWLLRFPAVGEPNIQQYAQNMGLPQNRIIFSPVAPKEEHVRRGQLADVCLDTPLCNGHTTGMDVLWSGTPVVTMPGETLASRVAASQLTCLGCLELIAQNRQEYEDIAVKLGTDLEYLKKIRGKVWKQRTSSPLFNTKQYTMDLERLYLRMWEHYAAGNKPDHMIKPVEVTESA from the exons atggctcacaggccgagccgctccgcggcatatgggaccttcccggaccggggcacgaacccgtgtcccctgcatcggcaggcggactctcaaccaccgtgccaccag AAGCTCCAGATGGCGTCTTCTGTGGGCAACGTGGCCGACAGCACAGAACCAACAAAACGTATGCTTTCCTTCCAAGGGTTAGCTGAGTTGGTACATCGAGAGTATCAGGCAGGAGATTTTGAGGCAGCTGAGAGACACTGCATGCAGCTGTGGAGACAAGAGCCAGACAATACTGGAgtacttttattactttcatctctACACTTCCAGTGTCGAAGGCTGGACAGATCTGCCCACTTTAGTACTCTGGCAATTAAACAGAACCCTCTTCTGGCAGAAGCCTATTCGAATTTGGGGAATGTGTACAAGGAAAGAGGGCAGTTGCAGGAGGCAATTGAGCATTACCGGCAGGCATTGCATCTCAAACCAGATTTCATCGATGGTTATATTAACCTGGCAGCTGCTTTGGTAGCAGCAGGCGACATGGAAGGGGCAGTACAAGCTTACGTCTCTGCTCTTCAGTGCAATCCTGATTTGTACTGTGTTCGCAGTGACCTGGGGAACCTGCTCAAAGCCCTGGGTCGCTTGGAAGGAGCCAAGGCATGTTATTTGAAAGCAATGGAGACGCAACCGAACTTTGCAGTAGCttggagtaatcttggctgtgttTTCAGTGCACAAGGGGAGATTTGGCTTGCCATTCATCACTTTGAAAAGGCTGTCACGCTTGACCCCAATTTTCTGGATGCTTATATCAATTTAGGAAATGTCTTGAAAGAGGCACGGATTTTTGACAGAGCTGTGGCAGCTTACCTTTGTGCCCTAAGCTTGAGCCCAAATCATGCAGTGGTACATGCCAACCTGGCTTGTGTATACTATGAGCAAGGCCTGATGGATCTGGCAGTAGACACCTACAGGCGAGCTATTGAATTGCAAccacatttccctgatgcttacTGCAACCTAGCCAACGCTCTGGAAGAGAAGGGCAGTGTTGCCGAAGCAGAAGAGTGTTATAATACAGCTCTGCGGCTGTGTCCCACCCATGCAGACTCTCTGAATAACCTAGCCAATATCAAAGGAGACCAGGGAAACTTTGAAGAGGCAGTTCACTTGTATTGTAAAGCATTAGAAGTCTTCCCAGAGTTTGCTGTTGCCCATTCAAATTTAGCAAGTGTATTGCAGCAGCAGGGAAAACTGCAGGAAGCTCTGATGCATTATAAGGAGGCTGTTCGAATCAGTCCTACCTTTGCTGATGCCTACTGTAACATGGGAGACACTCTAAAGGAGATGCAGGATGTTCAGGGAGCCTTGCAGTGTTATACTCGTGCCATTCAGATTAACCCTGCACTTGCGGATGCCCACAGCAATCTGGCTTCCATTCACAAGTATTCAGGGAATATTCCAGAAGCAATTGCTTCTTATCGCACTGCTCTGAAGCTTGAACCTGATTTTCCTGACGCTTATTGTGATTTGGCTCATTGCCTGCAGATTGTCTGTGATTGGACAGACTATGATGAGCGAATGAAGAAGTTGGTCAGCATTGTGGCTGACCAGCTGGAGAAGAATAGGTTGCCTTCTGTGCAGCCTCATCATAGTATGCTCTATCCTCTTTCTCATGGCTTCAGGAAGGCTATTGCTGAGAGCCATGGGAACCTCTGCTTGGATGAGATCAGTGTCCTTCATAAACCACCGTACGAACATCCAAAAGACTTGAAGCTCAGTGATGGTCGACTGCGTGTAGGATACGTGAGTTCTGACTTTGGGAATCATCCTACTTCTCATCTTATGCAGTCTATTCCAGGCATGCACAATCCTGATAAATTTGAGGTATTCTGTTATGCCCTGAGCCCAGATGATGGCACAAACTTCCGAGCGAAGGTGATGGCAGAAGCCcatcatttcattgatctttctcagATTCCATGCAATGGGAAAGCAGCTGATCGCATCCATCAAGATGGTATACACATCCTTGTAAATATGAATGGTTATACCAGGGGTGCTCGAAATGAACTCTTTGCTCTCAGGCCAGCTCCTATTCAGGCAATGTGGCTGGGCTACCCTGGGACCAGTGGCATGCTTTTCATGGATTATATCATCACTGATCAGGAAACTTCACCTGCTGaagttgctgagcagtattctgaGAAACTGGCTTATATGCCCCATACTCTCTTTATTGGTGATCATGCTAATATGTTCCCTCACCTGAAGAAGAAGGCAGTCATCGATTTTAAGTCCAATGGGCACATTTATGACAATCGGGTTGTGCTGAATGGCATCGACCTCAAAGCATTTCTTGATAGTCTCCCAGATGTGCAGATTGTCAAGATGAAATGTCCTGATGGAGGAGACAACGCAGACAGCAGTAATACGGCTCTTAATATGCCTGTCATTCCTATGAATACTATTGCAGAGGCAGTTATTGAAATGATTAACAGAGGACAAATTCAGATAACAATTAATGGATTCAGTCTTAGCAATGGACTGGCAACTACCCAGATCAACATTAAGGCTGCCACTGGAGAGGAGGTTCCCCGTACCATTATTGTAACCACACGTTCTCAGTACGGGTTACCGGAAGATGCCATTGTGTACTGTAACTTCAATCAGTTATATAAAATTGACCCATCTACTTTGCAGATGTGGGCAAATATTCTGAAGCGTGTTCCCAATAGTGTACTGTGGCTGTTGCGTTTTCCAGCAGTAGGAGAACCTAATATTCAACAGTATGCACAAAATATGGGCCTTCCCCAGAACCGTATCATTTTTTCACCTGTTGCTCCTAAAGAGGAACATGTTCGGAGAGGCCAGCTGGCTGATGTCTGCTTGGACACTCCACTCTGTAATGGACACACCACAGGGATGGATGTCCTTTGGTCAGGGACACCCGTGGTGACTATGCCAGGAGAGACTCTTGCTTCCCGAGTTGCAGCTTCCCAGCTCACTTGTTTAGGCTGTCTTGAGCTTATTGCTCAAAATAGACAAGAATATGAAGACATAGCTGTGAAACTGGGAACTGATCTAGAATACCTGAAGAAAATTCGTGGCAAAGTCTGGAAGCAGAGAACATCTAGCCCTCTGTTCAACACCAAACAATACACAATGGACCTAGAGCGGCTCTATCTACGGATGTGGGAGCATTACGCAGCTGGCAACAAACCTGATCACATGATTAAGCCTGTTGAAGTCACTGAGTCGGCCTAA